AACCTCCGAATCCGTAGAGGGTACGTCCCTGCCTCTTCAGGGCGTAGACGACGTCCATGGCGGTGACGGTCTTCCTCTTGGCGTGCTcgcagtaggtgacggcatcgcGGATGACATTCTCAAGGAAAACCTTGAGGACACCACgggtctcttcgtagatgagaccgcTGATACGCTTGACACCACCACGGCGGGCAAGACGACGGATGGCTGGCTTGGTGATTCCTTGGATGTTATCACGCAagaccttgcgatgacgcttggcgcCTCCCTTTCCGAGTCCCTTTCCTCCTTTGCCACGTCCAGACATGTTTAGTTTCTTGTTTGAGATTCAAACTGATACTCAATTCTGCTGTTCGTGCGGTATATATAGCCTTTATGCGCACGTGAGTGACCACTCGACTAATTCCTTTGTTCCGCGAATACAGCAACCCGTCACAAAACCAACCAATTTCCAATTTCCCGCCGACAGCGAAACGCTACTCATGCATAATACATGAGAAAGAGAACCCGTTTACGGCGTGCGCGGGGGCGTGCGTTAGATTCTATATTGCCCCCAAATTACTCGAATGTTCAAAATCAGAATATACCACCGATTACATACGGTGTATTTGATAATTAAGTTATGCTGTAagtataaataatgatgataattaatatctaatcataaatatttgaaataaaaataatctatgAGAGATATGTTATGGCCGTACTCCTTTCATGAATAATGCATGATTCCTACGGTTGCCACACATGATGGTAAAATGATAAATTCTTCATATAACTATTCGTTTATTAATAAATCAGTTACAAAATCGTGTTATTTGCGCAGGTGTTTACTTGTGGCAGAGATTGCGTTCATATTTTAAAGttaatatcaaagaaaattctccaaaataagcaaaataagattCAAATTTTCGTGTTGGAAGCGAACAGATGGACCGCATGACTAATGCGTAATGCATGAGGGCAGCGATTCGTAGAGGAAGCGACCAATGAGGAGTGATCGAACGTCTATTCACTGGTATAAGCCAATCAGCGAGAAGCAGTCTGGAGGTATAAATACGTCGCGgttactttgaaaatttatcagTTAACTATCTGAAGAATCAACAATGGCCCGTACCAAGCAGAccgctcgcaaatctaccggaggaaAGGCTCCACGCAAGCAGCTCGCCACCAAGGCAGCTCGCAAGTCCGCCCCAGCCACTGGCGGAGTCAAGAAGCCCCATCGTTACAGGCCTGGAACCGTCGCTCTCCGTGAGATCCGtcgctaccagaagagcaccgagcttctcaTCCGAAAGCTCCCCTTCCAGCGTCTGGTCCGTGAGATCGCTCAGGACTTCAAGAccgagctccgcttccagagctCCGCCGTCATGGCTCTCCAGGAGGCCAGCGAAGCTTACTTGGTCGGTCTCTTCGAGGACACCAACCTTTGCGCCATCCACGCCAAGCGTGTCACCATCATGCCAAAGGACATCCAGCTTGCCCGCCGTATCCGTGGCGAGCGTGCTTAAGTTGTCTTTTCTTTGACTGACAATAataaacggctcttttcagagccaccaaaaGCTCAAGAAAGAATCAAATGATCGATCTTCTTCTGTCTTTGtgtttttatatcctttttccCACTGTAATTATCCGTTCATTTTAACACCCCTAACCTAATGAAATTCTTTATTCCCGCCAAAATTCTAATGTGGTGTGATAATATAAGCGAGCGCAAATGACTCCTTAGGTGTTGTTCAGAATTTGATATGTGACGAATTGTCACAAATGTGCCAAATAACTTccaatgataatcattaatctACTTTAGTTCACAACTTCATTGTAATTATCCTTTACCATAACTCAGAGAGCTccagcccgcgtagcgggctggagcccagacgctcagtgtgcaaacgggcattcaggtgagagtaccgtgaagtttggtcaaaataattttgataatacataattaaaacagaaattaagcacttaccacgattgtatggatgatagtctaacgagtggcagtttcctgacatcgaggcacagactggaacctcaaaaaacgatcagttctgtcgcggtggctctccttctttcaaaattcatagcaaaatggccgttcgagagggtgtagggcgcatgcgcgaatttgacaaagtctatatgcgctagtgctatactagcctcggtctcgatcggccattttgtgttgaattctgaaagaggagagctaccgcgacagaactgatcgttttttgaggttccagtctgtgcctcgatgtcaggaaactgccactcgttagactatcatccatacaatcgtggtaagtgcttaatttctgttttaattatgtattatcaaaattattttgaccaaacttcacggtactctcacctgaatgcccgtttgcacactgagcgtctgggctccagcccgctacgcgggctggagctctctgggttacctttaccaaagcttttaatagactagaccaaaagcttcggtctcttatgttggttgttccgcttaactctgttggctccactcgccaaatacagagaccgaagttctagcttgATCTGTACAGcctacagggactcaatggccatatgtttatgtattaagttcggataaaacagggaagtgaagttgcacGACAGCctaagtaagtcactgttttttccccgttttggtgcatttcaggccaaaacggaatgataatctttattttggtacagttctttttatatatgtttatgaaataaagacaaatcgatgagccccgtccgGGGGATtgtgcattgttaaccccctaatggcagctgcacgatagcgagccgccTGTGTACGAGgaaaaattttaagaaaaattaaaatgttaaaaaactcgaaacagacggctgccagctgtctagctTTAGACAGGCTTTAAATATACTGTCTACTATTCTGTTGTTTTTCTCGTTAACTGCATTACTGACTAAACCTTGAACATCACAAGCTTCACAGCACATTCATGTAGATACATATTAAAAACAACATCTGACTAAACCTTGAACATCACAAGCTTCACAGCACATTCATGTAGATACATAATATTGAAAACAACATGACTAAACCTTGAACATCACAGGCTTCACAGCACATTAATGCAGAtaacatgtattaaaaaaacatctcCAAATTTGTACCGTGCACACTGAACATAACATTAAAATTCCATCTAACACATACTCATAAAAGCACCCCTGGGGCATAACATCATTAGTGACATGAACATATGGTAGCAAACCTTAATAAAGGTCAGTCAGTCTTGAAGATGCAGATGAATGATGATTTAAATAAAGTGTGACATTTCAAAGGTAGATGGCACTATGGCTCATTTAACCAAGCTTTAGACAGCATCACAGGCTTTTAATATATTGTCTATAATTCTGTCCCTTTTGTCATTATCTGCATCACATACTGACTAAACCTTGAACATCACAGGTTTCACAGCGCATTCATGTAGatacatttatataaaaaaacctCTTGAAATATGCATTGTGCACACTGAACATAATATCAACATTCCATCTAGAGCATACTTGTAATACCACCCCTGGGGCATAACACACTAACATTAATGACATACACGTATGGCAGCAAATCTTAATGAAGACTAATAAGAACAAGtagaacgcctctggcagtctcgcctgcattacgcgattcgatatagcagcagtgctgactttgaaaacagctatagaataatttattattcacaaaagaaaacactcgtATGAAAATAGAATACTATGTcaattgacccaacatgacctttgaccatgatcatgtcagctaagacgtgtgcaaaacaataCTTGAGTACCCtaatgtctatgtttcatgaactacatgtgtagatccaaaAACTTTttagttatgatgccaattcaacaaataccctcaacttggccaaagttaattgaccttaaatgacctttgatcttggtcatgtgacctgaatcacacacaggatattcagggctttatttgttgattatttgTCTAGCACTAGAATTGTGATATATTGTAATCTTTTAATAATATCCATGTACATTTTGACTTTGTAAATATGATATGAGTCTTCGGACTTTTGTCATGTACCATTTTCACAATAAAaccagaattgaattgaaaattgaattggatacatgattactcttatgaaggatttcatgaactagatatataaacttttgaagttatgatgacaattccacaaatatctCCAATATTATCagagtttgttgaccctaaatgacctttgaccttggtcatgtgacctgaaactcacacaggatgttcagggatacttaattTCTCTTATGTCTATAGTTTCCTGAACcacatccataaactttcaaagttacggtggtaattcaacaaatattcacaaacatggccaaagttcatcaaccctgaatgacctttgatcttggttatgtgacctgaaactcaggcaggatgttcagtaacacttcattacccttatgcccaagtttcacgaactagacgacatttcaaaaacttaaccttggttaagatttcgatattgattcccccaacatggtctaagttcatttaccctaaatgacctttgaccttggtcatgtgaccagaaactcaggaaggatattgagtaatacttgattacccttatgtccaagtttcatgaactaggtccatatactttctaagttatgatgacattttaaaaacttaaccttggttaagatttcaatgttgacgacgctgccgtcggaaaagcggtgcctatagtctcgctctgctatgcaggcgagacaaaaaggtaTGACCAAAATTTTGGAAGATTATGGGTGTGCTCtatgttgattttcaaatttaaacagcgacatgaatcaaaattgaaaacccAATTACAAAATGCATACAATGAGAAACAAACGTGTGTTGAATGTCCGACTTTCCAGTTGCAAAAGTAAACAACTTTCAGATTGCGATTGGGAGGGAAAATTTAAACACTGAAAAAGGTGCGTTTGGGAACATGATCAGCTGAGACTTTACGACCTTCAACATCTTGAATGCAACATTGAACAGGATTGAGTTTTGAAATGTGTTTAAATTTGCTCAcgcagtggaagcctacacaagcTGGTGCCAGAATTTACCTTTCTTGTTGGAGGGTCAAACTGCGCAAGATGCGAAATTGAGAGTGGAAAATTTTGAATACGATCGAAGTATAATCAGCTTTATATCTTCGACACTGTACAGTGCACTGCTGATGGTGTTTGTGTTTTGTAGTTTGGATTTCAATCATGAttatgttgctgtttaaatttaaaaaatgacattgaaCACAACACTCTCTccacagcatattttcttaagTATTCATTTGTTTCTACATTTCAACACTGACACACACCTCTTTGAATTATGTTTCAAAGTTTACATTCACACTTATCTTGTTCcattaaatgttcttcttctgGACAATGTCACAAAACATTCACCTCAATCATAACACAAAACAATCTGATTCCTCATCAAAGACAATTACTGCTGTACAAGATGACAGACACATACATCAAGGACTTTCTTGCATAAATATGGAACATCAATTGGTTGTGGCCAATCAATTACTAGATGACATAAAATATTAACCCTTTCAGAACCTGTAAGCAATCACAATACAGGAAAGAATCCtgaaaaatgtcaaaaggtaGCAAgtgacaaaataatatttctctttaaaaagtATGTTATTTCCATGGACATCAACAAATTACTGTGATGTATTGCCCAACATATCACCTACCAGGACGGGTTTCATGCATGGAATTTTGCCACGAAGAGGAGGAAGTGCGTCGCTTGCTACCTTTTAGCATTTATTCTCTGCACAAGTATCCACATAGTGTATACAAATGATAAGAAAAGGACTTACCTCCTTGATAGTGGATGCATCTTGTTTCCAGATGAACCAGATAGCATAGACAATGATAGGAACCAATGAAACAATAGTCATCATCCATCCCATAGCCTCAGCCCAGCTAGGATAGGTGTAATGACTGCCATATTTACTGGGTTCGTACATCACCAATGAAAAGATTATCACCACCTGTAAATAAAGGAATACATCTTATATTATAACATCAATATCATTGATTAGAGGGAAAAtacatcaatgaaatgtaaagagAAATGTTAATACCATGACCAGTGGCTAAGGATAATTATAAAGAAAGTAATTCTTATCAAAACATTGTAGACTTTGAACACTACAACAATTTTTGAATAACGGATTCAAATTTGagattaatgatattttatcaaaatgatcATATGCTTTGAACATTCAATATAAAATTAGTGATTCATTTAATCCGATTTCTTTGTCGGTTCAATGATCACAACAAAatgctttcttttttctttctaatgCTCACGATTCAAGCTCAGACACAATTAAGAATTACTACACCACAATTTTTACAagatttttttccaataaaaatAGTCTCAATCAATTATGATCTATAAATATTgcagtattattattagaacTTACTAATAAGAAAACAGGGGAGATGTATTTCCAGCAGGCCTTCCAGTAAATATTAGGACGGAATCCAAGCATAgcttcaatattatcaagatatttGTCTGCACCTGGAAAGGGATAAATAAGAAAGGTGtcttttaatgaataaaactaTTCAAATAAACGTATACATTCAtcctaaaaataaatataatttcacaaCTATCAAGTGAGCAAAGTGAgcaaagtaaacaaaattatacatgtGAAGAATGTggaataatattaaacaattttgaCCTGGTATGATGCAGACCAAACATGACAAATATTAATTgtgataaatttcaattttctgttatcaattttcattctttaatCAATTGCTTCCATTCATTCACATATttgttaagatattttttttcattatttactgtTTCTAAACATTTTATCTAATTTCATTGGAATTGAactgtttttatatatttattcacattttcattgattttttttgtaatggggagggggaggggacaGATCAAATATTCTTCATATCTCTTTTATAACTTACCATAGAACCAAGTGATGACGACAGTCTCAAACATTCCAATGAAGACGAGTGAGAGACCGCCTGAGAAATCATTCATGAGATTAACAAGGTACATCCCTCCCTATCaacaataaacatatatatagttattgatttattatataaaaatattagaCATGTTATACTTCAATTGTAATAGACTATGATAAATCATCACTTCTATATAAAtgtgagaaattatacatgtacaactacaacagctttggcaactcttgtaCTTAAATATGTTGTAAAAGAAATGTCATacatttatctacatgtatctatctacctacctttCTATCATTATCATGCACCACTTACTAAACTACTGCCTGGAGGCATGCACCCACACACATGGTTGTTCATGGTACAGAACAGAACAGATTGTAATAATTGTTTGAACAAGACATGTGACTCATAAAACAGACAGAAACCCTAAAGggagtcagaaaaaaaaatccccttcgAAAGGGCAGGAACAGAAGAAGTGAGATGGAAATATACTGAGAGATAGAGAgtgggggagggagagggggaagggggagagGGGAAGCCATACAAAGACAGAGAGGAAGATTGAGAGACATACAGacagagggagaaagagagggaggagaaAATAAAACGCATTTTTAAAACTCACCTCACAAACTAAAGGTAATCCAAGAAGGAAGCATATGATTGACATTGTAAGAGTTATACACCACTTGTACTTTCTAaaatttttgttgtatttttcaaGCTCATCGGCCAATCCTGTGTTTACAGTCTCAAACTGGCAGAACTGtagtggaaagaaaaaaaaaatcaaaatatgagcAGGCATTCAAGAACAAACTTCCTTTCTAACCCTCTCTAAGACCCCCCCTGTCATCTATTGTCTAATGACATAATGCTTGTTATTTATCATCAAGCTGAGAAAAAAAGGCATTGCTTGAAAAACTAACATTTGAGCAATAGTTTACTGATACTACAGGTAAATTTACTGATAAATTCATATAATATCTTATTCCTCTGTTCCCCCAAAACAAGCACGGTCTCAATCAAATCAGGTTCACAATAGCTGACCTagtatttttattgatttttcctCATGATTTGTATTCACAAACACAGCTGTTCTGCCAACTTGGAATAAAGACATACATGGAAAACCACTGAGAATACCCATCATGTGTCTATGACACAGCTCTGCTACAACAAAATGAAACTAAAGGCttaaatcaaaatgatttttaaaatgtcataagagtttgatattaattattttacCTGACTTCCGAGTCCTAACATGAAGAGCATAGTGAAGAAAAGAATAGACCAAAGAGGTGAAATGGGCATTCTAGCGATGGCCTCTGGGTAGGCTACAAATGCAAGACCAGGACCTGTATGACAAAAGAAGAATGAATAAGATCACTCATTAAATAACATTACAGCAGTAGAAAGATacatcatttgaataaaaatattttagcaGTAGTAAAGATACATCGTTTTAACCTCAATTGATTGAAATGGGAAATAAGAAactgttaaaaatgaaagtattttGTGATGTCATTCATAAAAGACATATgctcaaaagaggtttcaattgttCCATGTAACAAAACCATGGACGATGCTGATAAATGTAATTACGAGAGTACGCTAAgtaaagtaccccccccccatataagAGATCCCTGCCAAAAGACTAAAACATAGTGCAATGAATATGACAAAAGTTAATATTTTGTGGTTTTGTCCAATAAGTTTTGATTCCATGCACTTTAAGCTTTACCaagtaccaaaaaaaaattaaaaagagataTCTACACATATGTACTGTACTTTAACATAAGTATCTTTCCTttgatgacaaaaaaaaaaacacaataaaatatcaaatcagCCTATTAATGACTCCCAAGACACCTCTCTCAATCCATTTCAACTTAACATGCAtatactttcatttaaaaaaatgaataaaggacaTATAACTTTAGTAATTTGAAGGAGGTAATCTCATGACACAAGCTCTAATTATTCAACTTTAAGAATGGGATGACCCTAAgacgtttatttttattttttcaattatcagGGAAGTTTGTCCATACCTGAAGTAACTATATCTTCAACTGAAACACCTGCTTGATTGGCCATAAAACCAAGTActgaaaatattacaaaacCAGCAAATATACTGGTTAAGCAATTGATGACAGATACTATTAAAGCATCCCTgttagaaaaaagagaaaagaaaaatcattgacTTCAAAGATACCATAGATTGCAGCTCGAGGTGATCTGAGTATATTATGAAGAGACAACTGGCAACTTTGgcacaatgaagacataggaaATTATTAGcatataacttaaaaatcattttcaaataatggcttagattttttacttttcaaacgTAATTCCTGTGGATATTACTGTATATTTccaaatcattattttccatCTACTACTCACAAGTTCATTATTCATACCATCAAGATTAAGAAGAATTCAAAGGTTGTCTAATcactttataattcaaacactGCAATAGAATTGTACAAGACCCATACATTCCAAACTCATCAGACCAATAATAGACGGAAATCTCTTTCCATCTTAGCCAGGCTACATTTGTTTATGTGTATTCTTAATCTGATTATCTGTATATTTAATACATAGTAAATTTACGAGAAATACTATACctgtaacaattatttttccaTTTGTTATAACTTGATAGAGTATGAAGAGAACCAAAAGCCACACCTAAAGAAAAGAAGATTTGGGTTGCTGCATCTTGCCAAACCTGTATTTGTTGAAAAGACATTGGGAATTATCAGCATACACAGAAGTTGAAAACATGGCATAAACTGAATGAATTGGTTTTTACTGGCTTGGAACATTACTGTAATCAGGAGTGTTGTGCACAAGGCCAGAAAGCTGAAGCCAAGGCCGGGGCCAGACTATCCAAGAACAGCTCAAAATCATggtattttcatttgaa
This is a stretch of genomic DNA from Lytechinus pictus isolate F3 Inbred unplaced genomic scaffold, Lp3.0 scaffold_19, whole genome shotgun sequence. It encodes these proteins:
- the LOC129260767 gene encoding histone H4 produces the protein MSGRGKGGKGLGKGGAKRHRKVLRDNIQGITKPAIRRLARRGGVKRISGLIYEETRGVLKVFLENVIRDAVTYCEHAKRKTVTAMDVVYALKRQGRTLYGFGG
- the LOC129260766 gene encoding histone H3, embryonic; the protein is MARTKQTARKSTGGKAPRKQLATKAARKSAPATGGVKKPHRYRPGTVALREIRRYQKSTELLIRKLPFQRLVREIAQDFKTELRFQSSAVMALQEASEAYLVGLFEDTNLCAIHAKRVTIMPKDIQLARRIRGERA
- the LOC129260769 gene encoding sodium- and chloride-dependent glycine transporter 1-like isoform X2, producing MLVLAGLPLFLLEMSFGQFTSVGCLGIWKICPMFKGIGYGMLIICFLVSIYYQVILAYTIFYLFSSLTSVLPWASCGHGWNTDNCTSERIKDDNSTFNLTTLLNPKPPSEEYFYNHVLGISSGVHDLGDVKWKLALCLLAAWVITFLCLIKGIKTSGKVVYLTSTFPYLVLFILFIRGVTLEGAVDGIIFYMKPDIVKLAKPQVWQDAATQIFFSLGVAFGSLHTLSSYNKWKNNCYRDALIVSVINCLTSIFAGFVIFSVLGFMANQAGVSVEDIVTSGPGLAFVAYPEAIARMPISPLWSILFFTMLFMLGLGSQFCQFETVNTGLADELEKYNKNFRKYKWCITLTMSIICFLLGLPLVCEGGMYLVNLMNDFSGGLSLVFIGMFETVVITWFYGADKYLDNIEAMLGFRPNIYWKACWKYISPVFLLVVIIFSLVMYEPSKYGSHYTYPSWAEAMGWMMTIVSLVPIIVYAIWFIWKQDASTIKEKLRMASRPAVDFGPVLNLHRKEAGFPPLPSRSQNGHGTLDETNNTFV